A genomic region of Gemmata massiliana contains the following coding sequences:
- a CDS encoding CpaF family protein, whose amino-acid sequence MGGGPGGGKNFDELKRQIHSKLVERLDFTRVKDLSSEAMRRDIRRVIEHLCDTENPLLNRIEREKLIEEVLDETLGFGPLEILLKDPTVSDILVNGPHKCYVERRGKLEKTEVKFRDNDHLMQIIDRIVSKVGRRVDETSPMVDARLPDGSRVNAVIPPISLDGPSLSIRRFGANPLKLEDLLNYKAFTPEMAMLMEACIKARLNVLISGGTGCGKTTLLNTLSSFIPGDERVVTIEDAAELQLQQDHVVRLETRPPNIEGKGAVSTRDCVRNALRMRPERIIIGEVRGSEALDMLQAMNTGHGGSLATLHANTPREALTRLETMIMMGGFELPVKAMRQQVSSAIDVIIQANRLQGGPRKITHITEVMNMEQDIIIMQEVFRYKQLGIDQNGRAYGQFEATGVRPSFINRLESKGVKLPSNMFAERVLMRD is encoded by the coding sequence ATGGGCGGCGGGCCGGGGGGCGGGAAGAACTTCGACGAGCTGAAGCGCCAGATCCACTCGAAACTGGTGGAGCGGCTCGACTTCACGCGCGTGAAGGACCTCTCCAGCGAGGCCATGCGGCGCGACATCCGGCGCGTGATCGAGCACCTGTGCGACACCGAGAACCCGCTCCTCAACCGGATCGAGCGCGAGAAACTGATCGAGGAGGTACTCGACGAGACGCTCGGGTTCGGGCCGCTGGAGATCCTGCTAAAAGACCCGACGGTCAGCGACATCCTGGTGAACGGCCCGCACAAGTGCTACGTCGAGCGCCGCGGGAAGCTCGAGAAGACGGAAGTGAAGTTCCGCGACAACGACCACCTGATGCAGATCATCGACCGGATCGTGTCGAAGGTCGGGCGCCGCGTGGACGAGACCAGCCCGATGGTGGACGCGCGCCTGCCGGACGGCTCCCGCGTGAACGCGGTGATCCCGCCGATCTCGCTGGACGGGCCGAGCCTCAGCATCCGGCGCTTCGGGGCCAACCCGCTGAAGCTCGAGGACCTGCTGAACTACAAGGCGTTCACGCCCGAAATGGCGATGCTCATGGAGGCGTGCATCAAGGCCCGGCTCAACGTGCTCATCAGCGGCGGTACCGGGTGCGGTAAGACGACGCTCCTGAACACGCTGTCGAGCTTCATTCCCGGCGACGAGCGGGTGGTGACGATCGAGGACGCGGCCGAGTTGCAGCTCCAACAGGACCACGTGGTGCGCCTCGAAACGCGCCCGCCGAACATCGAGGGCAAGGGCGCGGTGAGCACCCGCGACTGCGTGCGGAACGCCCTGCGTATGCGGCCCGAGCGGATCATCATCGGTGAGGTCCGCGGGTCCGAGGCCCTGGACATGCTCCAGGCCATGAACACGGGGCACGGCGGGTCGCTGGCCACGCTCCACGCGAACACCCCGCGCGAGGCCCTCACGCGGTTGGAAACGATGATCATGATGGGCGGGTTCGAGCTCCCGGTGAAGGCGATGCGGCAGCAGGTCAGCTCCGCCATCGACGTCATCATCCAGGCGAACCGGCTCCAGGGCGGTCCCCGAAAGATCACCCACATCACGGAAGTGATGAACATGGAGCAGGACATCATCATCATGCAGGAAGTGTTCCGGTACAAGCAGCTCGGCATCGACCAGAACGGCCGCGCCTACGGCCAGTTCGAGGCGACCGGGGTCCGGCCCTCGTTCATCAACCGGCTCGAGTCGAAGGGCGTGAAGCTGCCCTCGAACATGTTCGCCGAGCGCGTCCTGATGCGCGACTGA
- a CDS encoding response regulator yields the protein MQRVAIVDPNESTRESLRTLLLGVDFVWLEAECARYEYFFEVIQASTPDLVIVTLDADKTKALQMIGQLSVEHPKLPILTISHDHQALLQSLQKGAKYFLTHPVGLEDMLAALRRALGESGGSDAPTAGGSASARQTGSSSMIAVLGSRGGVGTTTLAVNMAATLAADPTHSAALIDLDLTLGDADIALEVSGFENISIADLARNIERLDMNFLRRAMAKHEPTGLAILRHPLEIAEVGAIHEQHVERILNLLKISYTHLVLDLSKCLLPTDLMALRMADVIMLVAQLELSSLRNVVRLIHCMSGEEGLADKIRVVINRQGSDSVEEGISLKKAEEVIGKPIFWQVPNDTKAVIGARVAGHPLVKHAPKSRAQQSIYGLTQALYGKPVGAPGDQKGSKGGWGFFGKR from the coding sequence ATGCAACGCGTCGCGATCGTAGACCCGAACGAATCGACCCGCGAGTCGCTCCGCACGCTGCTGCTCGGGGTCGACTTCGTGTGGCTCGAGGCCGAGTGCGCCCGGTACGAGTACTTCTTTGAAGTGATCCAGGCGTCCACGCCGGACCTCGTGATCGTCACCCTCGACGCGGACAAGACCAAGGCCCTTCAGATGATCGGGCAGCTCTCGGTGGAGCACCCGAAGCTGCCGATCCTGACCATCAGCCACGACCACCAGGCCCTGCTCCAGTCGCTCCAAAAGGGCGCGAAGTACTTCCTGACGCACCCGGTCGGGCTGGAAGACATGCTCGCCGCCCTGCGGCGGGCGCTGGGCGAGAGCGGCGGCTCCGACGCCCCCACCGCGGGCGGGAGCGCCTCGGCCCGGCAGACCGGCTCGTCCTCGATGATCGCGGTCCTCGGCTCCCGGGGCGGCGTCGGCACCACGACCCTCGCGGTCAACATGGCCGCGACGCTGGCCGCCGACCCGACCCACTCGGCCGCCCTCATCGACCTCGACCTGACGCTCGGCGACGCCGACATCGCGCTCGAGGTGAGCGGGTTCGAGAACATCAGCATCGCGGACCTGGCCCGGAACATCGAGCGCCTGGACATGAACTTCCTGCGCCGCGCGATGGCCAAGCACGAACCGACCGGGCTCGCGATCCTGCGCCACCCGCTCGAGATCGCCGAGGTCGGCGCGATCCACGAACAGCACGTGGAGCGCATCCTCAACCTGTTGAAGATCAGCTACACGCACCTGGTCCTGGACCTGAGCAAGTGCCTGCTCCCGACGGACCTCATGGCGCTCCGCATGGCGGACGTAATCATGCTGGTCGCGCAACTGGAGCTGAGCAGCCTGCGGAACGTGGTGCGCCTGATCCACTGCATGAGCGGCGAGGAGGGCCTCGCGGACAAGATCCGCGTGGTCATCAACCGCCAGGGCTCGGACTCGGTCGAGGAGGGGATCAGCCTGAAGAAGGCCGAAGAGGTCATCGGCAAGCCGATCTTCTGGCAGGTGCCCAACGACACGAAGGCCGTAATCGGCGCCCGCGTCGCGGGGCACCCGCTCGTGAAGCACGCGCCCAAGAGCCGCGCCCAGCAGAGCATCTACGGCCTCACCCAGGCGCTCTACGGCAAACCGGTCGGCGCGCCGGGCGACCAGAAGGGCAGCAAGGGCGGCTGGGGGTTCTTCGGAAAACGTTAA
- a CDS encoding type II and III secretion system protein family protein: protein MHRNRTTRRLLPWACILTLGLAVTTTTSRAQQPADTKNPLPATIDRTGAIIVPLGGLVTFSPADLKDPPTDILVSNDAALGVRLDPADPKRLLLTGRASGVSQLTIVRKDLPPLKFDVIVQTDFALLRTIIKRTVPTASVDVQPGLNNSIVLSGYVTSPQDADTVARLANSAVGGANANVINAIQIGGVQQVEIDVVVASVDRNQLRSRGFDFAAPGRGSFAFSSLVSGLIGVQTGSGTIPTFSTDSNLQAAVVPNRFFGALRALRTEGVAKFLAEPRVVTQTGRPAFFRAGGQQAILSSTSGITGPGVTLVPFGTELEVVPIVYGNGSIWLDINPRITAVSQALGITVAGASSPGFTEQSVRSTVLLESGQTFAIGGLIQNSVGATTQKVPFLGDLPFSGTLFSRVDYTVRESELVILVTPRLVHPMDPCQAPKRLPGQETRTPDDYELFLENVLEAPRGQRKVWNGKCYNAPYKCDPTLGKYPCIGGVCTGPNGTCLPGNAAGALINPLSSSQGSSTVPTAPAFGGAAATVPTPVAPAPVTEVPASLPPVTGGGATEPAPVPLPPVGGLPVPQ from the coding sequence ATGCACCGTAACCGTACCACCCGACGGCTGCTGCCGTGGGCTTGCATTTTAACGCTCGGACTCGCGGTCACCACCACGACGTCCCGCGCCCAACAACCGGCCGACACCAAGAACCCGCTCCCGGCCACGATCGACCGGACCGGCGCGATCATCGTCCCGCTCGGCGGCCTGGTGACGTTCTCCCCCGCCGATCTGAAAGACCCGCCGACCGACATTCTCGTGAGCAACGACGCCGCCCTCGGGGTGCGGCTCGACCCGGCGGACCCGAAGCGGCTGCTCCTGACCGGGCGCGCCTCGGGCGTGAGCCAACTGACCATCGTCCGCAAGGACTTGCCCCCGCTGAAGTTCGATGTGATCGTGCAGACCGACTTCGCTCTGCTTCGCACGATCATCAAGCGGACCGTCCCGACCGCCAGCGTGGACGTGCAACCGGGCCTCAACAACTCGATCGTGTTGAGCGGGTACGTGACCAGCCCGCAGGACGCGGACACCGTGGCCCGGCTCGCGAACAGCGCGGTCGGCGGGGCCAACGCGAACGTGATCAACGCGATCCAGATCGGCGGCGTCCAACAAGTTGAAATCGACGTCGTGGTCGCCTCGGTGGACCGCAACCAGCTCCGCAGCCGCGGGTTCGACTTCGCCGCCCCGGGGCGCGGGAGCTTCGCGTTCAGCAGCCTCGTGAGCGGGCTCATCGGCGTGCAGACCGGGTCCGGCACGATCCCGACGTTCAGCACCGACTCGAACCTCCAGGCGGCCGTTGTGCCCAACCGGTTCTTCGGCGCCCTCCGCGCCCTGCGGACCGAAGGGGTCGCGAAGTTCTTGGCCGAGCCCCGGGTCGTGACCCAGACCGGGCGCCCCGCGTTCTTCCGGGCCGGCGGTCAACAGGCGATCCTCAGCAGCACCTCCGGCATCACCGGCCCGGGCGTGACACTGGTGCCGTTCGGGACCGAACTCGAGGTGGTACCGATCGTGTACGGGAACGGGTCGATCTGGCTGGACATCAACCCGCGCATCACCGCGGTGAGCCAGGCCCTCGGGATCACGGTCGCCGGGGCCAGCAGCCCGGGCTTCACGGAACAGAGCGTCCGGTCCACGGTGCTGCTCGAGTCCGGTCAGACGTTCGCCATCGGCGGGTTGATCCAGAACAGCGTGGGCGCCACGACCCAAAAGGTTCCGTTCCTGGGCGACCTGCCGTTCTCGGGCACGCTCTTCAGCCGGGTGGACTACACGGTCCGCGAGAGCGAACTCGTGATCCTGGTGACCCCGCGCCTGGTCCACCCGATGGACCCGTGCCAGGCCCCGAAGCGGCTCCCGGGACAAGAAACCCGCACGCCCGACGATTATGAACTATTCTTGGAAAACGTTCTCGAAGCGCCCCGCGGCCAGCGCAAGGTGTGGAACGGGAAGTGCTACAACGCCCCGTACAAGTGCGACCCGACCCTCGGCAAGTACCCGTGCATCGGCGGCGTCTGCACCGGCCCGAACGGAACGTGCCTGCCCGGTAACGCGGCCGGCGCCCTGATCAACCCGCTGTCCAGCTCGCAGGGCAGCTCGACGGTACCGACCGCTCCGGCCTTTGGTGGCGCGGCGGCAACGGTGCCAACGCCCGTGGCCCCGGCGCCGGTGACAGAAGTTCCCGCGTCCCTGCCGCCGGTCACCGGGGGCGGGGCCACGGAGCCGGCCCCGGTGCCGCTCCCGCCCGTCGGCGGACTTCCGGTACCGCAATAA
- the cpaB gene encoding Flp pilus assembly protein CpaB, which produces MKQKNIVLMVVAVGCGLVAAFLTSQMSAKQVDQVDVVVAAKDLAVGTTLTRDDLKDLVKIVKRPKDGLPVTVVLNPEDLVEKRLSRPLRADEPITTQDLGKGAAVTLPEGYHMMSLQVNAAQAAAGFVGPGSRVNVNATLRLGNKLEAFPLLVNMLVVAVDTNLAYAKDSNGTFPSMNTVSFAVKEKEALLLSLAKSRGCTIELLLRNQNKALDSDKKYNIDEVIKLLSDEREKSNIAGAVSGDTSEKKAEPTEPKTGEKAPEKVVEKPIEKPAPPVTPVAPPPAVAMVKVLVAKQDIAPNTEITKDLIAEAFEEKALPKEFAGSALGDLSEALGQALKTGVSKGQWVTPGMVGIQTPKTPPQEFFQPSKPPVEGPKAPVEPQPVAPVVKKKTLDVAVHTAGGSMIHRYEETAPGKWKKIAELTPEQAAKGDQAAPAPQDEKKAEPDNKVRD; this is translated from the coding sequence ATGAAGCAGAAAAACATCGTTTTGATGGTGGTGGCGGTGGGGTGCGGCCTCGTGGCCGCGTTCCTCACCTCCCAGATGAGCGCCAAACAGGTCGACCAAGTGGACGTGGTGGTCGCGGCCAAGGACCTCGCGGTCGGCACGACCCTGACCCGCGACGACCTGAAGGATCTGGTGAAGATCGTCAAACGGCCGAAGGACGGGTTACCCGTCACGGTCGTTCTCAACCCGGAAGACCTGGTGGAGAAGCGACTCTCGCGCCCGCTGCGGGCCGACGAGCCGATCACCACCCAGGACCTGGGTAAGGGAGCGGCGGTCACGCTGCCCGAGGGGTATCACATGATGTCCCTCCAGGTCAACGCGGCCCAGGCCGCGGCCGGGTTCGTCGGGCCGGGGAGCCGCGTGAACGTGAACGCTACCCTGCGCCTGGGTAACAAACTGGAAGCGTTCCCGCTGCTGGTGAACATGCTCGTGGTCGCGGTGGACACCAACCTCGCCTACGCCAAGGACAGTAACGGCACGTTCCCGAGCATGAACACGGTGTCGTTCGCGGTGAAGGAAAAGGAGGCGCTCCTGCTGTCGCTCGCCAAGAGCCGCGGATGCACCATCGAGTTGCTCCTGCGCAACCAGAACAAGGCGCTTGATTCGGACAAGAAGTACAACATCGACGAGGTCATCAAACTGCTGTCCGACGAACGGGAGAAGTCCAACATCGCCGGCGCGGTCAGTGGGGACACCAGCGAGAAGAAAGCGGAACCGACCGAACCGAAGACAGGCGAGAAAGCCCCCGAAAAGGTGGTCGAAAAACCGATCGAGAAACCCGCTCCGCCCGTGACGCCCGTCGCCCCGCCGCCGGCCGTTGCGATGGTGAAGGTGCTCGTGGCCAAGCAGGACATCGCCCCGAACACCGAGATCACGAAGGATCTGATCGCCGAGGCGTTCGAGGAAAAGGCGCTGCCGAAGGAGTTCGCCGGGAGCGCGCTGGGCGACCTGAGCGAGGCGCTCGGGCAGGCCCTGAAAACGGGGGTCTCGAAGGGCCAATGGGTGACGCCGGGCATGGTCGGCATTCAGACCCCGAAGACACCCCCGCAGGAATTCTTCCAACCGTCGAAGCCGCCCGTCGAGGGGCCGAAGGCGCCGGTGGAACCGCAACCGGTGGCGCCGGTGGTGAAGAAGAAGACGCTCGACGTCGCGGTCCACACCGCCGGCGGGTCGATGATCCACCGGTACGAAGAAACGGCGCCGGGCAAGTGGAAGAAGATCGCCGAGCTGACCCCGGAACAGGCCGCGAAGGGGGACCAAGCCGCCCCGGCGCCCCAGGACGAGAAGAAAGCGGAACCGGACAACAAGGTCCGCGATTGA
- a CDS encoding A24 family peptidase produces the protein MSNAAPVLPQPPVTAPATDDSLGIDRAFVLQMARMPLFALLWLGAAIASHQIWAALWPEGLNAGPLVVISFGMILAAFIDGWALKVPNWITFPLVLSGWALGALHDFNVHVDAGTGGFALAVLGTMLGFVLLLPMLAIGGVGAGDVKMQMGFGAWAGAYFGVGATTADAGGAALHGMGVVFWAFCFGAIVGGAFGLVIILIRRQFGQNAGIVREIMSDLQMFGTGQVSAASKRAHDRRSRWTKLPYGIPLCVGFLLYLGYMLILVG, from the coding sequence ATGAGCAACGCAGCCCCTGTGCTCCCCCAACCCCCTGTTACCGCCCCCGCAACCGACGACTCGCTCGGCATCGACCGCGCGTTCGTGCTCCAGATGGCCCGGATGCCGCTCTTCGCGCTCCTGTGGCTCGGGGCCGCGATCGCGTCGCACCAGATCTGGGCCGCGCTCTGGCCGGAGGGCCTGAACGCCGGACCGCTGGTCGTCATCAGCTTCGGCATGATCCTGGCCGCGTTCATCGACGGCTGGGCCTTGAAAGTTCCCAACTGGATCACCTTCCCTCTGGTCCTGAGCGGCTGGGCGCTCGGCGCGCTGCACGACTTCAACGTCCACGTGGATGCTGGCACCGGCGGTTTCGCGCTCGCGGTGCTGGGCACCATGCTCGGGTTCGTCCTGCTCCTCCCGATGCTCGCGATCGGCGGTGTCGGCGCCGGCGACGTGAAGATGCAAATGGGCTTCGGCGCATGGGCCGGCGCGTACTTCGGGGTCGGGGCGACCACGGCCGACGCCGGCGGCGCGGCCCTGCACGGGATGGGCGTCGTGTTCTGGGCCTTCTGCTTCGGTGCGATCGTGGGCGGGGCGTTCGGCCTCGTCATCATCCTGATCCGCCGCCAGTTCGGTCAGAACGCCGGGATCGTCCGCGAGATCATGAGCGACCTACAGATGTTCGGCACCGGGCAGGTGAGCGCCGCGAGCAAGCGGGCGCACGACCGCCGCAGCCGGTGGACCAAGCTGCCCTACGGCATCCCACTGTGCGTCGGGTTCCTCCTGTACCTGGGCTACATGCTGATCCTGGTGGGCTGA
- a CDS encoding Flp family type IVb pilin, with protein MRSLTKNLVSFLKAEDGPTAVEYAVMLALIVVVCIAAITTLGSNANSTFSFVGSSIKPTASS; from the coding sequence ATGCGCAGTCTGACCAAGAACCTGGTGTCGTTCCTGAAGGCGGAAGACGGCCCGACGGCCGTTGAGTACGCGGTGATGTTGGCCCTCATCGTCGTGGTGTGCATCGCCGCCATCACGACCCTCGGCTCCAACGCCAACAGCACCTTCAGCTTCGTCGGCTCCTCCATCAAGCCGACGGCCTCGAGCTGA
- a CDS encoding Flp family type IVb pilin → MLGRFTRGVVNFLKAEDGPTAVEYAVMLALIIVVIVAAIGNIGATTNGMYNNLSLQGVKPPGGSGS, encoded by the coding sequence ATGCTCGGCCGGTTCACACGAGGGGTCGTGAACTTCCTGAAAGCGGAAGACGGCCCGACCGCAGTCGAGTACGCCGTTATGCTCGCGCTCATCATCGTGGTGATCGTAGCAGCGATTGGAAACATCGGCGCAACGACAAACGGTATGTACAACAATTTGAGTCTCCAGGGCGTGAAGCCGCCCGGCGGCTCGGGTTCGTGA
- a CDS encoding aminoglycoside phosphotransferase family protein, translating to MNQFLARPPRAVTEHFSPLAAELTWHQASEGFSGAIVWRGDDATGVPLVALKGWPPDASAERVQQIHYWMSQAARLPFVPSVFAGTHGHTAVFADGRLWDACRWVPGAPLIQPTEANIRSACEAVAHLHRCWPLASNRKPCRGVANRIDVLTAHRRQLSDWNRDTPPVEPALDPLLRRAVSVVARNTDAAITALRPWASRPLLSRPCLRDLRGEHIFFRTGMVTGVIDFGAMIIDHPAIDLARFLGDFSALRESVFSEGLNAYRACGGVLDVPDEFVQLLARTGFVCSLLGWLVRLVVRHEPTVRATAIAARLAHLLACAERITHF from the coding sequence GTGAACCAATTTCTCGCGCGCCCGCCCCGGGCCGTCACCGAGCACTTCAGCCCGCTCGCCGCGGAACTCACCTGGCACCAAGCGTCCGAGGGCTTTAGCGGCGCGATTGTGTGGCGCGGAGATGATGCCACCGGCGTGCCGCTCGTCGCACTGAAGGGTTGGCCGCCCGATGCGAGCGCGGAGCGCGTTCAGCAGATCCACTACTGGATGTCGCAAGCCGCGCGTTTACCCTTCGTGCCGTCCGTGTTTGCGGGAACGCACGGACACACCGCGGTATTCGCGGACGGACGGCTCTGGGACGCATGTCGCTGGGTGCCGGGCGCCCCACTCATTCAGCCCACGGAAGCAAATATACGATCGGCGTGCGAAGCGGTCGCGCACCTACATCGGTGCTGGCCCCTCGCCTCGAACCGCAAGCCGTGTCGCGGCGTCGCGAATCGTATCGATGTACTTACCGCGCACCGGCGGCAACTCAGTGACTGGAATCGCGACACCCCGCCCGTCGAGCCAGCACTCGATCCGCTCCTGCGCCGAGCCGTCTCCGTCGTTGCTCGCAACACAGATGCCGCAATTACGGCGCTGCGTCCGTGGGCGAGTCGCCCGCTCCTATCGCGCCCTTGTCTGCGCGACCTGCGCGGCGAGCACATTTTCTTTCGCACCGGAATGGTCACCGGGGTCATCGATTTTGGCGCGATGATAATCGATCACCCGGCTATCGATCTGGCGCGATTTCTTGGCGATTTTTCTGCGCTGCGGGAATCAGTATTCAGCGAAGGCCTCAATGCGTACCGGGCGTGCGGAGGGGTGCTCGACGTGCCCGACGAATTCGTTCAGCTCCTCGCGCGCACCGGGTTCGTCTGCTCGCTCCTCGGCTGGCTCGTCCGCCTCGTAGTGCGTCACGAGCCGACAGTTCGGGCGACGGCGATCGCGGCGCGATTGGCCCATCTCCTCGCGTGCGCCGAGCGCATCACGCACTTCTAG
- a CDS encoding CRTAC1 family protein produces MRAPLSPSRITAALTGAGALVGTVALILATSACGSRVPDTKPTDLPPITEPPEAYTGTPWFRDVTEASGVRATCRNGEEADQFTILESLGTGVALFDFDGDGRLDIFVVGGGYFDGPTKTTFKGHPCKLYRNLGNMKFEDVTTAAGLAGDWWYTHGVAVADYDRDGFPDFVVTGYGRIGLFHNEPNDKGGRRFADASEKLGLRDSSWSTSAGWGDLDGNGYPELYVCHYTDWSFTNNPICKGTSASIPRDVCVPQRFKPLTHSLFKNDRGQKFRDIASEQRFKSDGYGLGVVIADLNADGRPDVYVANDAARNFLFFNRGGTLEEKGVASGTAVDDAGQFNGSMGVDVVDYDGSGRAALWVTNYQGELHALYHNLGAEMFDHRSRLLGVGSIGVHRVGFGTAFTDLDHDGWEDMIVVNGHVLRNPAGSSPKQQPVLFHNTDKEGRRFFRDISNRGGPYFQAQNMARGLALGDLDNDGQPDLVVTHNNGPVVILRNEAPAPHPWIGFKLVGKGNRDTVGSTVTVESDGRKLTRFAKGGGSYLSANDPRLHCGLGGAKLKRVTVRWSWGESQSWENVEPGAYWELTEDQPTAKRLPAP; encoded by the coding sequence ATGCGAGCGCCTCTCTCCCCTTCGCGCATCACAGCAGCCCTGACCGGAGCGGGTGCGCTCGTCGGCACGGTCGCGCTCATTCTCGCCACCAGCGCCTGTGGGTCGCGCGTACCGGACACCAAGCCGACCGACCTCCCACCCATCACCGAACCACCTGAAGCTTACACCGGTACGCCGTGGTTCCGTGACGTGACCGAAGCGTCCGGGGTTCGGGCCACGTGTCGCAACGGCGAAGAAGCGGACCAGTTCACCATCCTCGAATCACTCGGAACGGGGGTGGCGCTGTTCGACTTTGACGGAGACGGGCGCCTCGACATCTTCGTGGTCGGCGGCGGGTATTTCGACGGGCCAACGAAGACGACCTTCAAAGGGCACCCGTGTAAACTGTACCGGAACCTCGGGAACATGAAATTCGAGGACGTGACGACCGCGGCCGGTCTCGCGGGCGACTGGTGGTACACGCACGGGGTCGCGGTCGCGGACTACGACCGCGACGGGTTCCCGGATTTCGTTGTCACGGGTTACGGTCGCATCGGGCTGTTTCACAACGAGCCCAACGATAAAGGCGGGCGCCGGTTCGCAGACGCGAGCGAAAAGCTCGGTCTGCGCGACTCCTCATGGAGCACCAGCGCCGGGTGGGGCGACCTCGACGGCAACGGGTACCCCGAACTCTACGTGTGCCACTACACCGACTGGTCCTTCACCAACAACCCGATCTGTAAGGGCACGTCGGCCAGCATTCCGCGCGACGTGTGCGTGCCGCAGAGATTCAAACCACTCACCCACTCGTTGTTCAAGAACGATCGAGGGCAAAAGTTCCGCGACATCGCGAGCGAGCAGCGTTTCAAGTCCGACGGGTATGGGTTGGGGGTCGTGATCGCGGACCTGAACGCCGACGGGCGCCCCGACGTGTACGTCGCGAACGACGCCGCCCGTAACTTCCTCTTTTTCAACCGCGGGGGGACGCTCGAAGAGAAGGGAGTGGCATCGGGCACCGCGGTCGATGATGCGGGCCAGTTCAATGGCAGCATGGGAGTGGACGTCGTCGACTACGACGGGAGCGGGCGCGCGGCCCTCTGGGTCACGAACTACCAGGGCGAGTTACACGCGCTCTACCACAACCTCGGTGCGGAAATGTTCGACCACCGGTCGCGGCTCTTGGGGGTCGGCTCGATCGGCGTCCACCGCGTCGGGTTCGGCACCGCGTTCACGGACCTCGATCACGATGGCTGGGAAGACATGATCGTGGTGAACGGGCACGTTCTGCGCAACCCCGCCGGGAGTTCACCGAAGCAACAACCCGTACTGTTCCACAACACCGATAAAGAGGGCCGGCGGTTCTTCCGCGACATCAGTAACCGTGGCGGTCCGTACTTCCAGGCACAAAACATGGCCCGCGGACTGGCGCTCGGCGACCTCGACAACGACGGCCAACCGGACCTCGTGGTGACACACAACAACGGTCCGGTCGTGATTCTACGCAACGAAGCGCCCGCGCCGCACCCGTGGATCGGCTTCAAACTCGTCGGTAAGGGGAACCGCGACACCGTTGGCTCGACGGTCACGGTCGAGTCGGACGGCCGCAAGCTCACCCGGTTCGCGAAGGGCGGCGGCAGTTATCTTTCGGCCAACGACCCGCGCCTGCACTGCGGCCTGGGCGGTGCCAAACTCAAGCGAGTGACGGTACGGTGGTCGTGGGGCGAGTCGCAATCCTGGGAGAACGTTGAGCCGGGCGCGTACTGGGAACTGACCGAGGACCAACCGACCGCGAAGCGTCTACCCGCACCGTGA
- a CDS encoding tetratricopeptide repeat protein, translating into MPRRKPTTLPPSKKAAPAPKAPQPPVKSKRQRKLVFGLALVGFLVGVAWGAWEVLGPNSLRDARAALDQRDFHAADEILTKYLSKNPDSPQALFLAARTARRAGEFARAKEHLGTYLRKNPANEAYELESSLLAVQSGNLTNADRLFESFVGRPDAPETPFVMEAYLEGKLKVLAPNHTATIDTERDDPAVVTRLHKAADTWLAQRPGRADQVQGLTWRGRVYAYARDQAQSVTALREALALDPDHFDARLYLALGISQVQPQECVRHLEILREKKPDDRRLRYLVATGQRTLGNFTESRKLLDQMLADDPNSLSALVELGLLNLDESKLANAEPMLRKALKLAPNIPETNSAMSRCEALLGHPAEAAQYRKRFEEITAERNRPRTPPAPKP; encoded by the coding sequence ATGCCTCGACGGAAGCCGACCACCCTCCCGCCGTCAAAAAAGGCTGCGCCCGCCCCCAAAGCCCCTCAACCGCCCGTGAAGTCGAAACGGCAGCGCAAACTCGTGTTCGGCCTCGCACTCGTGGGGTTCCTCGTTGGAGTCGCGTGGGGCGCCTGGGAAGTGCTCGGCCCGAACTCGCTCCGTGACGCCCGGGCCGCACTCGATCAGCGCGACTTCCACGCGGCCGATGAGATCCTGACGAAGTACCTGTCCAAGAACCCCGATTCCCCCCAAGCGTTGTTCCTGGCCGCACGCACAGCGCGGCGCGCGGGCGAATTCGCGCGCGCGAAAGAACACCTGGGAACCTACTTACGGAAGAACCCGGCGAACGAGGCTTACGAACTCGAATCGAGCCTCCTGGCGGTACAGTCCGGGAACCTCACCAACGCGGACCGATTGTTCGAGTCGTTCGTGGGGCGCCCGGACGCACCCGAAACGCCGTTCGTCATGGAAGCGTACCTGGAAGGCAAACTCAAGGTTCTCGCGCCGAATCACACGGCCACGATCGACACCGAACGCGACGACCCCGCGGTCGTAACGCGGCTCCACAAAGCCGCGGACACGTGGTTGGCCCAGCGCCCCGGACGAGCCGATCAGGTGCAGGGGTTGACGTGGAGGGGGCGAGTCTACGCTTACGCACGCGATCAGGCGCAGAGCGTCACGGCGCTCCGCGAAGCGCTCGCGCTCGATCCGGATCACTTCGATGCCCGGTTGTACCTGGCGCTGGGGATCAGCCAGGTGCAACCGCAGGAGTGCGTTCGGCACCTCGAAATTTTGCGCGAGAAGAAGCCCGACGACCGCCGATTGCGGTACCTCGTGGCCACCGGTCAGCGCACACTGGGGAACTTCACCGAATCGCGCAAGCTCCTGGACCAGATGCTCGCGGACGATCCGAATAGTCTCTCCGCGCTGGTCGAACTCGGGCTCCTCAATCTCGACGAGAGCAAACTTGCGAACGCCGAGCCGATGCTCCGCAAGGCCCTGAAACTGGCACCGAACATCCCCGAGACCAACAGCGCGATGAGCCGGTGCGAGGCACTCCTGGGCCACCCCGCCGAAGCCGCCCAGTACCGGAAGCGGTTCGAGGAGATCACGGCCGAACGGAACCGCCCCCGAACGCCCCCAGCGCCAAAACCGTAA